The stretch of DNA ACAACAATTAAGCGGTTACAAACATATTGCAGTCCATCAACGCCAGTGCCAACAGGCGCGGTTCCAATTAAGACATCAACATTCTTTTTGATGAACTGCTCTAATTGAAATTGACGTTGTTCGTTATTCTCATTGCCTGTGAATAAGCCAACAGTAAAGCCAGCATTTTGAATGGCTTGACGCAGAGGTTCAACCAGTTCAGTTACGTAATGGGTGTAAACGAGGGTTCCTTTTCGCAATGCGCCAATAATTGTGTCGATTTTGGCATTGAGTAAAACCCGTTCTTTATCGAGTAGGCTACCTTGAAATGCTTTTACCAATTGGGGAAGACATGACTCGCCAGGGATTTCAGGACGAGTTGTTTCAATATCCTGTTTATAGTTCGGTTTGTAGCGAATGCCATAAAGAATTAGCTTTTCGTGCATGGTGATCGCATTCGCAATACTACTAAATGTCTTGAGTTCGCTAAACTCCACACCCTTAATCATCTCTAGCAGTGCTTTGGCTTCGTAGAGGTTGTTAATTACAGGTGTGGCACTCATGCCAAGAACACACAAATCGGGGTTTTTCTGGCTTGCCTCACACAGTAGACCATTGACTACTTGCCGCCGTTTGCTTTCTTCTTTGGGAATGCGCTGTTTAACGTTCTGGATTTCGTCCAAAACGATGAAGTCAATTTGATGGTTATCGACCAGTTTCCGTGCCATCTTGTCTGAATTTAGCTGCTGGAAGGTTTCAAAGTTCAGAATCAGGTAAGTATGCTTTTCTGGATTAACTTGGATATCGCCACGCTCTTTGACGATAACGATACTGTCCGGATAGACGGATGCGATCGCGTCTTTCCACCCTTTGACGGTACTGTTGAAGGCGATAATAATTGTCAAACGCGCATCAATCACGCGGCTTGTGAGGATGGCGGATATGGTCTTACCTGCGCCAACACCTGACCAGTTGCCAACTCGTCGTTCTGTGAGTACGCGATAGGCGGTGAGCTTCTGCATCAGCTTGGGTGGTGCATGGAAGCTGTAGCCAGGGGGAATTGGAAGATTATTTGCTCCGTCGTACTGGCTTAAGAAGCGGCTGCGGATTTCGTTGAAGTAGGCTCCACCTGTTTCGGTACGGAGGCGATCGAGGTCAAATTTAGGGTCATTATTTAGGCAAGCTTGCCAGAGTTCGCTGACTCGGTTACAGACAAGAAATTCTAGGGTTTCCTCATCTGAGGTAATTCCTGCATCAACTAAGAGGTCAACTGCTTTGAGTGCTGCAAAGGAGCGAAGTGTAGGTAGTTGATCAGTCGTTTCTTCCTGGCTAGGAACTACATCGGAGGCTATTTCCTCATCATTGCTAAGTTCTTCGTTATCAACTGCGGCGTTTTGCTCTTCAATTCCAGCAACAAGCTTCTCAAAATCAGCTTCAGGATTAGGTGAGGAGCATAAGTTTTGAATGCTCTTGATGAGGTGAGCATTGCTGTTTCTTCTGTCGCTCAGTGAGCAATTAACCATGCCATTCTGGCGCATGATAGCGTAAAGTTCCGCAGGTTGAAGCTGTGGCAGAATAGGTTCAATGCTACGTAGGAAACTCAGAACACCATTTCGGTTCCATACGTTAAGGACGCCTAGCCAATCACCCCAACCTATCCAACCTTTGGTTTTATAAATTTGGTTTGGATTAAAAGGAATATCACTAGGTCTGGCATCACTTTTAGCCCATGCTTGCCATTTAGCTGTGCTTTTCAATCCCAAACTGCGAACGTAGTCACGAGCTTCCTCAAAAAGTCGATAAGACTGCTTTTGAGAGGCAATTGTCCCAGTTCCTAACCAATCTCCCCAGTCAACCCAACCCTTGTTTTTATAAGTCCTATCAGGATTTGCCGGAATATCATCTGGTTTGGCATTGCTCTTAACCCAGGTTCGCCATTTACTCGCACTCTTTAAGCCCAAACTACGAACGTAATCACGGGCTTGCTCAAACGGTCGATAGATTAAGTTAAAGTTAGCGATGGTTCCAGTTCCTAACCAGTCTCCCCAGTTAACCCAGCCTTGATTTTGGTAGACTTCGTTTGGATATATCGGAATTTCATTTAACTTGGCGTTGCTTTTAGCCCAGAGATGCCATTCAGAGCTGCTCTTTAATCCCAGACTGCGGACAAAATTACGAGCTACATCAAAAGGTCGATAAATTCGATTCTGATTAGTTGCAGCTCCTGTTCCTAACCAATGACCCCAATTAACCCAACCGTTGTTTCTATATATTTCATTAGGATGTGCCGGAACGTCATCCGGTTTAGCATTATTCTTGAGCCAATTTCGCCATTCAGCAACACTCTTCAATTCAAGGCTGAGGGCAAAAGTGTGGGCTTCCTCAAAAGGTCGCCAGTTAGCTCGGAGTTTTTTCTTAGCGTATCTCATTCTATGGGTATGTCCCTTGCCTAAAAACCTTCTGGCAGTGGATACATTGATTCATATTCTTCTAAATTAAGTAACCTATATTTTCCTCTATGAAGAGACTGGTATACTTCAATAGCTTTATTGGAAACAGATGAGCTTTCTGGTCGCGCAATAACGTAACCTTGATGGCAACTTATTATCATGACTATAAACATCCCAATTGAACTAGCGAGTTGACCGTTCCTGATTTCAATTCTTTGACAAACTTGGAGGCTGCTGTTAAAGTCGGCAACTTTAAGATAAAGGCGTGGTGATTTGTGCGGCTCTATTGGTGTTAACGGAAGAGCTAAATGTATTTCTGTCATGACAAGTTTGGGCGTAGTTCCAGTTATTGGTACAAATATACTGTCTAAGAATAAGGACTGCAACTTAGCTCGTGATGTCATCTCATCTGGCATATTTCAGGTGATTGACATCCGCCTCAGCTTCTCCTAAAACACTATTCAGTTATACTGACCGCTCCCACTCCTTCAATAAATAACTGGTTTGTGATACTTAGCGCGATCTCATTCTTCCAAACACAACAAGCGCGATCGCATCTCCCAGCCTCGCCTCCAATTAACAAAGCTCACCGCTAGCTATAATCGAACCATCAAAGTGTTTTTGAATCCAAATGACAATACCTCTTCCTCCACAACTTCGTAGCCTACCAAATAGCCTGCCAGTAGAAGGTGCTGTCCGAATCGAACTGGAAGAAGGAGTACCTATTTTTCGGGCTTCAAGTTTTGTGCAAACTCGAATAGAAGAGTTACTGTCCAAACAACAAGATTCCCTTCTTAGTACAGCAGAAGAACAAGAACTTGATAGCTACGAAGAAATTGATGATTATCTAAGTTTTCTTAATCGTACTGTTCGGAATCTTTTTCTAGTTCAAAATCAAGGAAATCTATAAAGTTGCCTCCTCATCGTAAGATAAGCGAAGTTGTTCGGCAGCAGGTACGTCAGCGAGCCAGGAGTTTGTGCGAGTATTGTCACGCATCAGAACAATGGCAATACGTGCAATTCACAGTAGATCATGTAATTCCAATTGCTCAAGGCGGAGCGGATACTATTGAAAACTTGGCTTTAGCTTGTTTTCATTGCAATCGAAGAAAAGCCGATAAAATAACAGCGATAGATCCTCAGTTTGATCTACAAGTTCTACTGTTTAACCCCAAACAAGATATTTGGAAGGATCATTTCATTTGGTCTGCTGATGTACTCTCAATCGTTGGTATAACACCCACTGGCAGGGCTACAGTCGTTGCATTAGGATTAAATCGCGAATGGGTTATAAATATTCGTGCCGCCGATCGAGCAATCGGGCGGCATCCACCAATAGGCGATCCAATTCAGCAAGCCGAGTAAATGATAAACGCGATCGCATTCTTCCCAACATAATGAGCGCGATCGCATTCTTCTAATTTTTTCTCTAATTCCTTGATACCTTTAGATCGCAAACCCCAAAACCACATTTAAACTAAAGCGAATCTGTTCCCAATATTCTTCCTCCAGCACACCCACTAAACCCAAAACGCGACGATGATCGACAGCACGAATTTGCCCGACATCAATAAAATGGTCTTGGTCTAATCCATTGGAGGGTGTTGCTTTGACATTTACAACGTAGGGGGCTTCCTTCTTTCCCGGTCGAAACGGCATCACAATTGTCAGAAGCCCATATTGGTTCATAATGTCATTTTGCACAATCAAGCAAGCGCGGGTTTTTTGCGCCTCAGCCCCTACGGTTGGATCGAGTGTGACCCAACGGATTTCTCCCCGCCGATAAGTTAAATTACTCGCTGGCATTCATGCCATCCCCAGCGACACTATCCCAAGCTGCAATTTCAGCTTGGTACTCTGGATCTTTAGCATCCTGTTGGAGGGCAGTGATCATTTGTGCTTCCAGAATACGGCGGCGGTGTTCTGCCAGCAGTTCGTTAATATAGGCGCTGCGGTTGCCTTTTGCCTGCAAATCTACAAATCGTAGGATGTCATCTTCTAAAGAGATTGTGACTTTTTGCATTAGTATGACTTCTGGGTATGGTAATTTTATCATACTCAAAATTCTCCCAGTTCATTTCAGGCATCGTGTGTGAAGCGAACAAATTAAATCCAGTAAATCGCACTCTTCGTGAATACAAAGCGCGAGCGCTTATGTTCGCCACTGGTTCAGCCAGCGTACTTGCCCGATCCACTCAGATGCGTGTGTCTCTGACAGCAGGCGATCTAGAGCAGCAATTAAATCCGAGAGTGTCCAACTGCTTTGAGCCGCCAGGATAATGCCGCCATGTTGGGGGTATTCGGCTAAAATCAAAAAATCGCGGATGTTAAAGGTAAAGATACACCGTCCTTGTGCCGTAGCCCCTAATAACTGAGCCTCATCGCTGGCATCTAAAGGCATCCAATCAGTTGGTGTTCGGGTGACATCGTGACCGCGAGAAATTAAGGCTTGATGTAGGGCTTTAATAGATGTATCGGCATCAAGGTGCAACAGCGGTTTAGACATTTGCCGCTTCAAGAGTTTCTTCAGATGCGATCGCCATCTCTATTTCCGCCGCGTGCGCTCCAAAGTAAGCTAGAGCCTGCTTCACCTGAGCCTCACTCAACCCATACTCAGCAGAAATTTCCTTCGGGGATAAACCCCAAAGTTTCGCAGCAACTACCACTGTCTGCACGCGCAAGCCAGTCCCGCGCAGAAAAGGCATTGGCTGACCGCTAGCGCCGCGACGGTATGTAATTTCAGGAAATGCCGGATCGTCGAGTTGCTGGCTTAGCGCCCCTACCTTCTCTGCCACAGCCCACAAAATGAATTGATTTAGCGAAACACCTTGGGAAGCTGCATATTTTTCGGCATCTTGCTTTAACTGAGTTGGTAAGTTCAAGGAGTAACGTGCCATTGATTCTTCCTCAGCGTGCCAATATTATAACACATCATATATTACGTCGTATGATATGTCATTTAATCCACAAGCGTCGTCAAGACAACTGTTTGGCTATCCTAATTTGTATCGGCACACGATCGCATCCTCGCTCCGTCACAGCCAAAGCGATCGCATTCTCCCCAGCAAAAGAAACGCCATCGCGCTTTATCGGGTCGGTTAACCATACTGGGGGATTCGCGAGTTCTATGAGCAAAGTAAGAATAAGGAGATCGAGTAGTAAGAGGTAAAAATGCAATCAACCATTGAGCGATCGGCAACCCAACTACCGCCGCTGATTCCCCGTGAGATTCTTTTCGGCAACCCAGAACGTACCAGTCCGCGACTTTCACCGGATGGTAAGTATCTGGCGTACATCGCCCCCGACGAGAAGAATGTCTTGCAGGTGTGGTTGCGGACAGTCGGACAGGAAGACGACCGCCAACTCACCGCCGATAAGAAGCGCGGTATCCGGATTTTCTTCTGGACTTATAACGCCGACCAGCTGATGTATATGCAAGACTCAGATGGCGACGAAAACTTTCACCTCTATGCAGTCAATATTCACTCCAATATTGTCCGCGACTTAACGCCATTCCAAGGGGTGAAAGCACAGCCAGTGGATCTTGACCCCAAGTTTCCCGATCAAGTGTTGGTGGGGATGAACTTGAAGGACTTACAAAAGTTTGATGTTTACCGCATTAACCTGGCAAACGGTGCGGTTGACTTATACGCCGAAAACCCAGGCAACGTAGTTAGCTGGACAGTGGACGCCCAATTCCAGGTACGTGCCGCTACCGCAGCAACTCCTGATGGGGGTTCTGACCTGTTATTCCGGGAAACAACCCAAAGCGATTGGGAAACGCTGCGTCACTGGGGACCAGATGATGAAGGCGGTGCCGTTAGCTTCTCGGAAGATGGCAAAACCCTTTATATCAGCGGCAGTCACGATGCCAACGCCAGTCGCCTGATTGCTTTCGATGTCACTACTCGCGAAGAAACAGTCATTGCCGAAGATCCGCAATACGATCTAGGCGGTATCGTCATTCACCCGATTACGCGAGTTATCCAGGCAGTTTCCTTCTACAAAGAGAAACAAGAATGGCAGGTACTTGACCAAAGTATCGCCGCAGATTTTGAAGCGATCGCCCAAATTCGTCCCGGAGAATTCGGCATTTCTTCTCGCGACCTTGCCGACAAAAATTGGCTAGTTGCTTTCCTCACCGATGATGGCCCAGTCTACTACTACGCCTATAATCGAGATTCCAAGACCAGCACCCTCCTGTTCAGCAACAAACCCGTATTAGAAGGGTTGTCGCTGGCATCCATGCAACCAATTTCCTACCAAGCCCAAGACGGCTTGACGGTTCACGGCTACCTGACAACACCTGTAGGAATCACCGCCCAAAATTTACCGACCGTGTTGTTGGTTCACGGTGGCCCTTGGGCGCGAGATACTTGGGGTTACGACCCGCAAGCGCAGTGGCTAGCGAACCGGGGTTATGCCGTCCTGCAAGTAAATTTCCGGGGTTCCACCGGCTACGGCAAAGCCTTTGTCAACGCTGGCAACCGGGAATGGGCAGGGAAGATGCACGACGATCTCATTGATGCCGTCAACTGGCTGGTGCAGCAAGGCATCTCCGACCCGCAAAAAATTGCTATCATGGGCGGTTCCTACGGTGGTTACGCAACCCTAGTCGGATTAACTTTCACGCCGGATGTGTTTGCCTGCGGTGTAGATATCGTGGGTCCCAGTAACTTGATTACGCTAATGCAAAGTATCCCACCCTACTGGGAACCGCTGAAGGCAAACTTCTACTATCGGGTTGGCAACTTGGAGACGGAAGAAGAATTTCTCAAATCGCGATCGCCCTTATTTTTCGTTGACCGGATTACCAAACCACTGCTAATCGCCCAAGGTGCTAACGATCCACGGGTGAAGCAGGCGGAAAGCGAACAAATCGTCGAGGCGATGCAAAAGGCAAATAAACCTGTAGAATATGCCCTTTACACGGACGAAGGACACGGTTTCGCCCGTCCCGAAAACCGATTGCACTTTTACGCGATCGCAGAAGAGTTTCTCTCTAAATACTTGGGTGGACGCTGTGAACCGCTAGGAGACATCCCCGGACATTCCGGCGTACTAAACCCATAGTCCCCATCCTCACCAATCAAGGTACGCAAAGAAAGTCTAAACTTTGCGTACCTCTGCGCGTACCTTTGCGTTGAAAACCGAACCTTTTGCACAGAAAAGCAGTATTCTAAAACAAACCAAATTGTTGACAATCAAACTGTTATGGACGACTTTATCAAAGACGCGATCGCCGAAGCTAAACAGGGGCTCAGCGAGGGGGGAATTCCCATTGGTTCAGTTCTAGTTAAAGATGGGCAAATTGTCGGGAGAGGACATAATAAGCGCGTCCAAGACAACGACCCTGTTACCCACGCAGAAATCGATTGCTTACGCAATTCTGGCAGAATCGGCAGCTACAAAGATACAACGCTTTATTCTACCTTGATGCCTTGTTACCTCTGTGCGGGTGCTGTTGTCCAATTTGGGATTAAAAAAGTCATCGTCGGTGAATCTGCAACTTTCTCCGGTGCCAAGGAATTCATGGAATCTCACGGCGTTGAAGTGATTGATTTAAACCTGGATGATTGCAAGCAGTTAATGAGCGATTTCATCCAGAATAATCCCCAGTTGTGGAATGAGGATATTGGCAAGTAATTTCCAAATAAATTACTTCTAAATTTAACTCTACAGGGAATTTTTTTTGTTTTACCCACTAGAAGTTATTAATTTTTTTTGATATAATAAATTTGATAAGGAAGAACTAAGCTTTAATATTTATTTGAGATAGATTTCCATTTTTTAAGTATACCTTGAAAAGGTGGAATTCTTGTTACCAAATACGCCATTTCTCATAAAAATCTAGTTATTCTATTCCCCTGTTCCACTTAGAGATAGAATCCCTCGTTCTCTGAGAAATGTGTCGAACGTCTCTCTATCGGGCAAAGAAGGCTGGGCACCGGCAATAGTTGCCGAAATCGCACCAGTGGCAGCACCCCAGACTACTGCCTCCCGCAGAGGACGCCCAGAAGCCAAAGCTGCTGCCAATCCCCCATTAAACGCATCCCCAGCCGCAACAGTATCAACTGTCTGAACGGGAAAAGCGGGGACGAAGAATGTTTCCTCCGGTGTGGCACAGAAGACACCGCGATCGCCTAGTTTCACAATTGCAGTACCGACGCCCTGTTGACGTAAAGCTGCGGCTGCTTTGGCAGCGGTTTCTTGCCCATCCACCGCAAAACCCACCAATTGCCCCGCCTCAATTTCGTTGGGGGTGATAATGTCAACCAACGGATATAAAACAGACGCAAAATCTCCCATCTCGATAGCAGGTGCGGGATCGAGAATCACCTGGACACCGGCTTGTCGGGCTGCCCTAGCCGCGGCTACAACGGCTGGCATCGGAATCTCGAATTGAAGGAGCAATGCAGCAGCACCGGGTAACAAATCGCTAAGGCGTCCGACATCCTCCTGGTTCACGCGCCCATTGGCACCGGGGACGATGATAATGTGATTTTCTCCCCTCCCACCCACAGCGATCGCTGCGACGCCAGAATGAGCCGCCTCATCCACCAAGACAGCCCCAGTCTCGACACCAGACGCTTGAAGATTGGCGAGGAGTTCGCGTCCAAAATTGTCGGCACCCAGACGCCCAACGAGCTGAGTCGGAATCCCCAGCCGCGCCACTGCTACCGCTTGATTCGCCCCTTTTCCACCCGCAGCGGTAAAAAAGTCATGACCCCGCAGCGTTTCACCAGCAACTGGCAATCGAGGCGATCGCGCCACGAGATCCATGTTAATGCTGCCGAAGATGATAACTTTGGTCATTGGTCGCTCTTGAAAGTTTTGAATTTTGAGTTTTGAATGAAAGGGATTCCTAACTCAGAACTCAACATTCACTACGCTTCGGACTCGCTTACTGCACCGTAACCGCCGGTTCTAAACCCAAAGTCGCCATTAACCGCTCAATATCGAAGTTTTCAGCCATCATCTGGCGAACGCACTCGACCTTAATCGGTTCGTGGAGCCGCACTTGACCAAAGGCACGGTCAATAATTCCTACAGTCGTCAGCGTATCCAGGTCAACCGACAAAATCGGAATCTCTAAATCTTCAGCGCGGCTGAGGATAAAATGTTGTGGCGGCAATTGTCCAGTCAAGATCAGGCACTGAGTAGAAGTTTCCAAGGCGGCTAGCTGGATATCCGTGCGATCGCCTCCCGTCACCACCGCCATGTTCGTTCCCTTACGGAAATACTTCAGCGCAGAATTTACATTCATTGCGCCAATTGTCAAGCTTTGTACCATTAAATCCAGCCGATCTGGACGGCACAGAACTTCTGCTTTCAACTGGCTGACCAGTTCCCGAACGCTGACACTCCGCAGCAACTCGCTTCTTGGCAACATTCCCAACACAGGAATCCCCTGCCGCTCTAGAAAAGGTCGTACGAGCGTCTCAGCGGCTTCCAGATTAGCTGCGGGAATATCGTTTATCAAAACACCCGTTAAGCGATCGCCCAGCCGCTTTTTGGCTGACAACAGCGCATCCACCAATAGAACCGAGTGAAAACGAGCCACCAGTAAAACAGCCGCATCAACCGCCTCAGCAACCTGTCCCAGAGACAAGTCGAATAAGCTGCCTTCTTCCAAAGTTCCTGGCCCTTCTAATAAAACCATTGGGGCACCAGGCACCCGTCGATACTGCTCCAGAGACAGACGGTAATCCGTCTGGTCTTCTCCAGAAAGGCGTCTTTGAATCGTCTCTTCATCCAGAGACAGCAGAGTCGGTCTGATTCGATTTTCTGGTAATTTCAATACCTGAGCGAGTAACCGGACATCCTCCTCCATCGCATCTGTTTGCGATTCACTTAAACAGGTGCCCAGCGGTTTCCCATAGGCGATATCCAGCCCCTTTTCTTTCAGCTGATGGGCAATCCCCAAGATCGTTGCTGACTTGCCACTGTAAGCTTCTGTTGACCCGATAAGCAAATATTTAGCCGCTTTTGGCACACCCTCACTCCTCATTTCTACAGTGTTCAACCATCTGCTCGTAGCAGCTTACGATAGAACGCGTGGGAAAAGTCGATTGTGCGAGTGCGCTTGAAATTCATAATTACATCGATTAAAAAATCGACTAACTCTGAATTTGCCATCATCACTTCGTAACTCAGTTCCGCATTTCCATCAAACTGCAACCGACAACGGGTCAAATCCAATGGGAGCCTAGACACATACCAGGTGGCAACAAAAGGAATGCTATCGCCGCCTTCTATTTTGCGATTCCCTTCTAAAGACCCTTTTTGATACAGGCTAATTGCCAAGGGCAACATATTCCGCTTATTGCCCTGGTAGTAGGGCATGTAGACACTGACATCCCCTTGGTTTGCAGGCTGAAGTTGGTCAATTGACATTGTCTTAAATCTTCCTCAATTTCCGTCTGACTGGCAGTAGGGCGTTGTCCCTAATTTTCTGCGCTCTGACAGCCGATTGGGAACACAATAGCTTAGAGTTCTAGCCTTGGACGGTGGAGCTAATGGTGATTCTACCTTAATATACAGGTTCCCGCGTCCTCCCCAGGATAAATTCATTCATTAAAGGAATTAAGGACTATGTGGGAGGGAGAAAGAGCAGGAAAGAGTAGTAGAGAAATTTTCGTTTTCCTTCCCCTTTTTTCCCTTTGTAGCGAATTTTTTTCCCCTTTTCCCCGATTCCTGAGTAAAACTTCCTATCTGTTGCCGATTAGTTTACGCTGACTGAATAAAGTTAGGGAATTATTCACGCGAGAAATCTATGCCTCCTTTAGTTGCTAATTACTACTTAACTTATCGCTGCAACGCCCGATGTCATTTTTGTAACATCTGGGCATTAGAGCCACCCCAAGAAGCTGACTTTGCCACGATTCAACACAACTTAAAGGACTTGCGCCGGTTGGGTCTGAAGTATATAGACTTTACGGGTGGCGAACCCCTGCTACGTGCAGATGTTGGTCAGATTTACGCTGAAGCCAAAAAGCAGGGATTCTGGACCAGCATGACGACGAATACAATTCTTTACCCGAAAAAAGCCAAAGAAATTCAAGGATTAGTTGACTTCTTGAATTTCTCGCTAGATGGTGCAGATGCTGAAACCCACGACCATTCGCGGGGAGTGAAAATTTTTGACACCCTGGTTGAGTCGGTTGCTCTAGCACAAGAACTCGGCGAACAACCCGTTCTCAACCACACCGTCACCGCCCAAAATTATCAGCACATTAACGAAGTCGCAGAACTCGGTCTGCGCCTAGGCGTCAGGGTATGGCTCAACCCAGCTTTCACCGCCCACGACCACTACAATTCCAACAAGAATCCCACCCCAGACATGGTGGCAGCAATTCAAGCCGCCGCCAAGAAATATAAGAATGTCGGATACAATAAGGCTGCACTGGCGTTCATTGAAGCTGGGGGGAATGATACGAAAAATCCCCGCTGTAAAGCGGTAGATGCAGTAATTGCGATTTCTCCCGACGACAAGCTACTCCTACCTTGCTATCACTTTGCCCAAACCGGCGTTCCCATTAACGGTAAGCTTTACGACCTCTATCGCCAGTCAGAGGAAGTAGAATCCTACCGCCAATCTCAGGGCAAGCTGTCCGTGTGCGAAGGATGTACGGTATGGTGTTACCTGATCCCCAGCTTCTTTATGGGTGTAGATAAGTATTGGTGGTTGAATCAAGTAACCTATGCCGGAGAATTCCTGGCCCGAAAAAGATTCTTACAACGAGCTTGAACCGCTCGATTCTCTGTTGTCTGAATGTAGAGACGCAATCAATGAAGTTTCTACAGAAGAATTTGAGAGCGACTTTTTTCAGGGACTGGCAGGACGCCGACGCAAAGCGGCGTTCGCCTTAACGGTGATTTGGGGCAGCATCATTGCCCTACATCTGTTTGTTTGGGGTTCGTGGTTAGTCCTAGGACTGACCGGACTGTTGGTGATTCAAGCGTTCCGCGTCGTATTCGCGCGACCCCGACCAGTCCCAGCGCCGTTGTCGGAAGCAACAAAAGACCAATGGCCTTCTGTTTCCCTACTGGTGGCAGCTAAAAATGAGGAAGCTGTTATTGGCAACCTGGTGAAAATGCTGTGTAATCAGGACTACCCAGTAGATCGGTATGAAGTTTGGGTGATTGACGACCACAGCACCGATCGAACCCCCCTCGTGTTAGAGCATCTGGCGAAGGAATATCGCCAGTTAAAAGTCCTGCGCCGAGGTGCGAATGGGGTTGGCGGCAAATCGGGAGCGCTGAATCAAGTGTTGTCCCTGACGCGAGGAGAAATTGTCGGGGTATTTGATGCCGACGCCCAAGTGCCACCAGATATGCTGCGTCGGGTTTGCCCAA from Coleofasciculus sp. FACHB-T130 encodes:
- a CDS encoding helicase-related protein, which produces MRYAKKKLRANWRPFEEAHTFALSLELKSVAEWRNWLKNNAKPDDVPAHPNEIYRNNGWVNWGHWLGTGAATNQNRIYRPFDVARNFVRSLGLKSSSEWHLWAKSNAKLNEIPIYPNEVYQNQGWVNWGDWLGTGTIANFNLIYRPFEQARDYVRSLGLKSASKWRTWVKSNAKPDDIPANPDRTYKNKGWVDWGDWLGTGTIASQKQSYRLFEEARDYVRSLGLKSTAKWQAWAKSDARPSDIPFNPNQIYKTKGWIGWGDWLGVLNVWNRNGVLSFLRSIEPILPQLQPAELYAIMRQNGMVNCSLSDRRNSNAHLIKSIQNLCSSPNPEADFEKLVAGIEEQNAAVDNEELSNDEEIASDVVPSQEETTDQLPTLRSFAALKAVDLLVDAGITSDEETLEFLVCNRVSELWQACLNNDPKFDLDRLRTETGGAYFNEIRSRFLSQYDGANNLPIPPGYSFHAPPKLMQKLTAYRVLTERRVGNWSGVGAGKTISAILTSRVIDARLTIIIAFNSTVKGWKDAIASVYPDSIVIVKERGDIQVNPEKHTYLILNFETFQQLNSDKMARKLVDNHQIDFIVLDEIQNVKQRIPKEESKRRQVVNGLLCEASQKNPDLCVLGMSATPVINNLYEAKALLEMIKGVEFSELKTFSSIANAITMHEKLILYGIRYKPNYKQDIETTRPEIPGESCLPQLVKAFQGSLLDKERVLLNAKIDTIIGALRKGTLVYTHYVTELVEPLRQAIQNAGFTVGLFTGNENNEQRQFQLEQFIKKNVDVLIGTAPVGTGVDGLQYVCNRLIVVSLPWTSAEYEQLIGRLYRQGSAFEKVEVIIPQVVLSYKDDIWSWDKMRWHRIQWKKTLADAAIDGVIPGGELASPETMQKKANEALQAWISRVEKDGVFVFERTQLKVPLPEFETQIALRRFGDFSMMNSRFNSAYSQTTHERLNQNPEEWYLYHTLYREARKTWSEIPYEKIAKSLEKRPDWVVGDFGCGEAKLAESVPNKVYSFDHIAINETVIACDIAHTPLEDEKLDVAVFSLSLMGINYPDYLKEAYRVLKFGGLLKISEPINRWLEKQSDLLAQIMNAGFLVIGNIEESNQFFYINAIKAPC
- a CDS encoding HNH endonuclease signature motif containing protein translates to MPPHRKISEVVRQQVRQRARSLCEYCHASEQWQYVQFTVDHVIPIAQGGADTIENLALACFHCNRRKADKITAIDPQFDLQVLLFNPKQDIWKDHFIWSADVLSIVGITPTGRATVVALGLNREWVINIRAADRAIGRHPPIGDPIQQAE
- a CDS encoding type II toxin-antitoxin system PemK/MazF family toxin, producing the protein MPASNLTYRRGEIRWVTLDPTVGAEAQKTRACLIVQNDIMNQYGLLTIVMPFRPGKKEAPYVVNVKATPSNGLDQDHFIDVGQIRAVDHRRVLGLVGVLEEEYWEQIRFSLNVVLGFAI
- a CDS encoding CopG family transcriptional regulator, encoding MQKVTISLEDDILRFVDLQAKGNRSAYINELLAEHRRRILEAQMITALQQDAKDPEYQAEIAAWDSVAGDGMNASE
- a CDS encoding DUF5615 family PIN-like protein, translating into MSKPLLHLDADTSIKALHQALISRGHDVTRTPTDWMPLDASDEAQLLGATAQGRCIFTFNIRDFLILAEYPQHGGIILAAQSSWTLSDLIAALDRLLSETHASEWIGQVRWLNQWRT
- a CDS encoding DUF433 domain-containing protein, with product MARYSLNLPTQLKQDAEKYAASQGVSLNQFILWAVAEKVGALSQQLDDPAFPEITYRRGASGQPMPFLRGTGLRVQTVVVAAKLWGLSPKEISAEYGLSEAQVKQALAYFGAHAAEIEMAIASEETLEAANV
- a CDS encoding S9 family peptidase; the encoded protein is MQSTIERSATQLPPLIPREILFGNPERTSPRLSPDGKYLAYIAPDEKNVLQVWLRTVGQEDDRQLTADKKRGIRIFFWTYNADQLMYMQDSDGDENFHLYAVNIHSNIVRDLTPFQGVKAQPVDLDPKFPDQVLVGMNLKDLQKFDVYRINLANGAVDLYAENPGNVVSWTVDAQFQVRAATAATPDGGSDLLFRETTQSDWETLRHWGPDDEGGAVSFSEDGKTLYISGSHDANASRLIAFDVTTREETVIAEDPQYDLGGIVIHPITRVIQAVSFYKEKQEWQVLDQSIAADFEAIAQIRPGEFGISSRDLADKNWLVAFLTDDGPVYYYAYNRDSKTSTLLFSNKPVLEGLSLASMQPISYQAQDGLTVHGYLTTPVGITAQNLPTVLLVHGGPWARDTWGYDPQAQWLANRGYAVLQVNFRGSTGYGKAFVNAGNREWAGKMHDDLIDAVNWLVQQGISDPQKIAIMGGSYGGYATLVGLTFTPDVFACGVDIVGPSNLITLMQSIPPYWEPLKANFYYRVGNLETEEEFLKSRSPLFFVDRITKPLLIAQGANDPRVKQAESEQIVEAMQKANKPVEYALYTDEGHGFARPENRLHFYAIAEEFLSKYLGGRCEPLGDIPGHSGVLNP
- a CDS encoding nucleoside deaminase — translated: MDDFIKDAIAEAKQGLSEGGIPIGSVLVKDGQIVGRGHNKRVQDNDPVTHAEIDCLRNSGRIGSYKDTTLYSTLMPCYLCAGAVVQFGIKKVIVGESATFSGAKEFMESHGVEVIDLNLDDCKQLMSDFIQNNPQLWNEDIGK
- the rbsK gene encoding ribokinase, translated to MTKVIIFGSINMDLVARSPRLPVAGETLRGHDFFTAAGGKGANQAVAVARLGIPTQLVGRLGADNFGRELLANLQASGVETGAVLVDEAAHSGVAAIAVGGRGENHIIIVPGANGRVNQEDVGRLSDLLPGAAALLLQFEIPMPAVVAAARAARQAGVQVILDPAPAIEMGDFASVLYPLVDIITPNEIEAGQLVGFAVDGQETAAKAAAALRQQGVGTAIVKLGDRGVFCATPEETFFVPAFPVQTVDTVAAGDAFNGGLAAALASGRPLREAVVWGAATGAISATIAGAQPSLPDRETFDTFLRERGILSLSGTGE